A section of the Pedobacter sp. HDW13 genome encodes:
- a CDS encoding SdiA-regulated domain-containing protein: MNYKRTFIASGLLVATAFLGISCVNSNRDDKQTANTENVAADAPEGTFPYDLANPVKYNMPQNLFEISGIVFYNGDAKEVFAIQDEDGDLFHLGLTDKTAKFTKFGGKGDYEDLAIINNFVIVLKSNGELHTFPIAGINAPAVANVVKTKDLVPKAEYEGLAADEKAGMIYILTKDNKPDAKAKSTSIYGFKVAADGTFTASGQFGISHKEIEKMSGATKSKFRPSALAKNTATDEWYVLSSMNKLLVVTDANFKVKATYPLAGSFFNQPEGIAFDKDHNLYISNEGGTLAAGNILMFKLKK, from the coding sequence ATGAATTATAAAAGAACTTTTATTGCCTCGGGCCTTTTGGTTGCAACAGCTTTTTTAGGCATATCGTGTGTAAACAGTAATCGCGACGATAAACAAACTGCTAATACAGAAAATGTTGCTGCAGATGCGCCAGAAGGAACGTTTCCTTACGATTTGGCAAACCCTGTGAAATACAATATGCCACAGAACCTTTTTGAAATTTCGGGTATTGTATTCTACAATGGCGATGCTAAAGAAGTATTTGCCATTCAGGATGAAGATGGAGATCTTTTCCATTTAGGTTTAACCGATAAAACCGCAAAGTTTACCAAATTTGGAGGTAAAGGCGATTATGAAGACCTGGCGATCATCAATAATTTTGTAATTGTATTAAAAAGCAATGGCGAACTGCATACTTTCCCTATAGCAGGCATTAATGCACCTGCAGTGGCCAATGTAGTTAAAACCAAAGATCTGGTGCCAAAGGCAGAATACGAAGGCCTGGCTGCAGATGAAAAGGCAGGAATGATTTATATATTGACCAAAGACAACAAACCCGATGCAAAGGCAAAATCGACAAGTATTTATGGCTTTAAAGTAGCCGCCGATGGTACCTTTACCGCTAGTGGTCAGTTTGGTATTTCGCACAAAGAAATCGAAAAAATGTCGGGTGCAACAAAATCAAAATTCCGTCCATCGGCCTTAGCTAAAAATACAGCAACTGACGAATGGTACGTACTTTCATCAATGAATAAACTGCTGGTAGTAACCGATGCGAATTTTAAAGTCAAAGCAACATACCCTTTAGCAGGTAGTTTCTTCAATCAACCCGAAGGCATCGCATTTGATAAAGACCATAACCTTTACATTTCTAACGAAGGAGGTACTTTAGCCGCCGGAAATATTTTAATGTTTAAATTGAAAAAGTAG
- the ppk1 gene encoding polyphosphate kinase 1, whose product MEQMIETTFFNRDLSWLKFNERILMEAERSTVPLLERIKFLSIFSSNLDEFYRVRMPILLALEKLSNREDSDIKIDDNLLNTANQFITDQQQRYGKVLRTQLIPQLKENKINLIYGEPIPAQIEQNLTWYFLSQVMAFLQPVYLKTDSGFFPSNNELYFLVTLKKEEETETIILNIPSNQLPRFYKVDTADGIFIVFLDDIIRFHLDRIFPDQEVSGCYSFKITRDAELDLKDEYPGSLSDQLEKQLLKRDLGLATRFLHQPGIPDEVMDRLKKLFNLKKANRIEGGQYHNLKDLMSFPVNLPKLSNENWPKICNTDWITGSLTEAIYQKDIIVHTPYQSYDSILRFFNEAAIDADTREIYVTLYRVASDSKIVNALISAAKNGKKVTVLVELKARFDEANNIKWAKKMREVGVDIIYSVTALKVHAKVALVKRQVGDRMHYSGLFSTGNFNESTAAFYTDHVLMTANKEMLREVELLFIFLAKRVKPSASDLIHFKHLLVAQFNLQTVFLELIDREIAHAKQGKPAAITIKMNNLEEKVLIDKLYEASTAGVKIDMIVRSICRLVPGVQGMSENIKVTRIVDRYLEHGRIFIFHNLGKEDVFLGSADWMNRNIYRRIEVCFPIYDAQVKQEIIDIVAIQKQDNVQAVCIDEHMENIPVETIGTPISSQRGIYQLLKNKH is encoded by the coding sequence GTAACCGCGAAGATAGTGACATTAAAATCGACGATAATTTATTAAATACCGCTAATCAGTTTATTACCGATCAACAGCAGCGATATGGTAAAGTGCTCCGTACACAACTTATTCCCCAGCTTAAAGAAAATAAGATAAACTTAATTTACGGTGAGCCCATTCCAGCCCAAATTGAGCAAAACCTTACCTGGTACTTTTTAAGTCAGGTAATGGCCTTTTTGCAGCCCGTTTATTTAAAAACTGATAGCGGTTTCTTTCCTTCCAACAACGAGTTGTACTTTTTGGTTACGCTAAAAAAAGAAGAAGAAACCGAAACGATAATTTTAAATATCCCCTCTAATCAGTTGCCCCGTTTTTATAAAGTAGATACGGCTGATGGTATATTTATTGTTTTTCTGGATGATATTATCCGCTTTCACCTAGATAGGATATTCCCCGATCAGGAGGTTAGCGGTTGTTACAGTTTTAAAATTACCCGCGATGCCGAGCTCGACCTGAAAGATGAGTACCCGGGCAGTTTATCCGATCAGCTGGAAAAACAGCTTTTAAAACGCGATTTAGGTCTCGCTACCCGCTTTTTGCATCAGCCCGGCATTCCGGATGAAGTAATGGACCGGTTGAAGAAGCTTTTCAATTTAAAAAAAGCCAACAGGATAGAAGGAGGGCAGTATCATAACCTGAAAGACCTGATGTCATTCCCGGTAAATTTGCCGAAACTATCGAATGAGAACTGGCCAAAAATATGCAATACCGATTGGATAACAGGTTCCTTAACTGAAGCCATTTACCAAAAAGATATTATTGTACATACCCCTTACCAGAGTTACGACAGTATTTTGCGCTTTTTTAACGAAGCCGCAATTGATGCCGATACGCGTGAAATATACGTTACCCTTTACCGTGTAGCCAGCGATTCGAAAATTGTGAATGCACTCATCAGCGCAGCCAAAAATGGTAAGAAAGTTACAGTTTTGGTTGAGCTTAAAGCCCGTTTTGATGAAGCCAACAATATTAAATGGGCAAAGAAAATGCGCGAGGTTGGTGTGGATATTATTTACAGTGTAACAGCTTTAAAAGTACATGCCAAGGTAGCGCTGGTTAAACGTCAGGTTGGCGACAGGATGCATTACTCCGGATTATTTTCTACCGGTAATTTTAACGAAAGTACCGCCGCATTTTATACCGATCATGTTTTAATGACGGCCAACAAGGAAATGCTACGCGAAGTAGAACTCCTGTTTATTTTTCTGGCCAAAAGGGTAAAACCATCCGCTTCCGATCTGATTCATTTTAAACACCTGCTGGTGGCGCAGTTTAACCTTCAAACGGTTTTTCTGGAGTTAATTGATCGCGAAATAGCACATGCCAAACAAGGCAAGCCTGCAGCAATAACCATTAAAATGAACAACCTCGAAGAAAAAGTTTTGATTGATAAACTTTATGAGGCCTCAACAGCAGGAGTAAAAATTGATATGATTGTACGCAGCATTTGCCGTCTGGTGCCTGGTGTGCAGGGAATGAGCGAAAACATTAAGGTTACCCGCATTGTAGATCGTTATCTGGAACATGGCCGTATTTTTATATTCCATAACCTGGGTAAAGAAGACGTATTTCTGGGTTCGGCCGATTGGATGAACCGCAATATTTACCGCCGCATTGAAGTCTGTTTCCCGATTTACGATGCACAGGTTAAGCAGGAAATTATCGATATCGTTGCCATTCAAAAACAAGATAACGTGCAGGCTGTTTGTATTGATGAACACATGGAAAATATACCTGTAGAAACGATTGGTACCCCGATAAGCTCGCAGCGTGGCATTTACCAATTATTAAAAAACAAACATTAA